The Impatiens glandulifera chromosome 3, dImpGla2.1, whole genome shotgun sequence genome contains a region encoding:
- the LOC124931013 gene encoding protein YIPF5 homolog has product MAKDFNIPPVIFPGGGTPAASVQQRRLPTAPFQPPRSANSSIPFMSFDVGSAAASTSFTTPQFGSSSSSAVGIGMGFEYEPPLLEELGINTKQIWNKTISIINPIRVNADLHEDADLSGPFLFLLAFGLFQLLAGKLHFGILLGWVTMASLFLYVVFNMLAGRNGNLDVYRCLSLIGYCMLPMVMLSAVALFLPQGGAAIFVMAGIFVIWSTRVCTRLLVELASCGDEHRGLIAYACFLIYMLFSLLVIF; this is encoded by the coding sequence atggCCAAGGATTTCAACATCCCGCCGGTCATTTTCCCGGGAGGCGGAACCCCCGCCGCAAGTGTCCAACAGCGGCGGCTTCCAACTGCTCCATTCCAACCACCACGATCGGCTAACTCTAGCATCCCGTTCATGTCATTTGATGTTGGATCCGCCGCTGCATCCACATCCTTCACGACGCCTCAATTtggcagcagcagcagcagcgcGGTCGGAATCGGAATGGGATTCGAATACGAGCCGCCCCTACTAGAAGAACTTGGGATAAACACGAAACAAATCTGGAATAAAACAATTTCAATCATAAACCCGATCAGAGTGAACGCGGATCTCCACGAAGACGCTGATCTATCAGGCCCTTTCTTGTTCTTATTGGCTTTCGGTCTATTCCAATTGCTGGCAGGGAAGCTGCATTTTGGAATCCTCTTGGGATGGGTAACCATGGCGTCTCTGTTTTTGTATGTTGTGTTCAATATGTTGGCAGGAAGGAATGGGAATTTGGATGTTTACAGATGCTTGAGTTTGATCGGGTACTGTATGTTGCCAATGGTAATGTTATCGGCGGTGGCGTTGTTCCTTCCTCAAGGCGGCGCTGCAATTTTCGTGATGGCGGGGATTTTTGTGATTTGGTCGACGAGGGTTTGCACCAGGCTTCTGGTGGAGCTTGCATCCTGTGGGGATGAACATCGTGGGCTTATTGCGTATGCATGTTTCTTGATTTACATGCTATTCTCGCTGTTAGTGATATTTTGA
- the LOC124931772 gene encoding 40S ribosomal protein S25-2-like has protein sequence MAPKKEKAPPASKPVKSGGGKQKKKKWSKGKQKEKVNNMVLFDKATYDKLLTEAPKFKLVTPSILSDRLRVNGSLARKAIKELMEKGLIRLVSSHSSQQIYTRATNTQ, from the exons ATG GCTCCGAAGAAGGAAAAGGCTCCACCAGCGTCCAAACCTGTCAAATCAGGTGGAGGGAAGCAGAAGAAGAAG AAATGGAGCAAGGGTAAGCAAAAGGAGAAGGTCAACAACATGGTCCTTTTCGACAAAGCAACTTATGATAAGCTTCTGACTGAAGCCCCCAAGTTTAAGCTTGTAACTCCTTCAATCCTGTCAGACAGATTGAGA GTCAATGGTTCTCTTGCACGCAAGGCAATCAAAGAACTGATGGAAAAGGGTTTGATCAGATTGGTATCTTCACACTCCAGCCAGCAGATTTACACCAGAGCTACTAATACTCAGTAG